The DNA window GAATTATATGGCAAATGTGTACGGTTTCTGATTACAATGAGCGGCAGTTATTCGGGCGTGTTTGTGGCGATGGTCACACCATTCGATGAAAAAGGAGAACTGGATGAAACAGCACTGGCCTCCCTTCTCGACTTTCTTATAAGCAAGAAAGTGAACGGCATATATGCCGGTGGAACGACAGGGGAGGGACTCCTGATGACCGTAAGCCAGAGAAAGCGGCTCACCGAGATATGCCATGAGAGATGTAATGGAAATGTCAGGCTGATCGTCCATGTCGGCGACAATTCCATAGAAAACGTCAGAGAACTGGCATCGCATGCCAGAGACACTGGTGCGGATGCTATTGCTGCCGTACCCGGCAGCTATTACAAACCCGATGAGGACGCTGTCAGGCACTACTACTCTCTGGTGTCCTCATTTACAGATCTTCCGCTTTTCATTTACCACATACCTCCAATTACCGGAGTGCAGATAAAGCCGGAAACTGTTGTGGAGATGATGGAAGAACATTCGAGCATTATGGGCATAAAAGACAGCAGCGGAGATTTCAGAAATCTGCTGCAGCTCATTAATATGAAACCGAAGGACAAGATTATATTCTGCGGTTCAGATGATTTCTTTCTCGCCGGCCTAGTTTCAGGAATGGACGGTTGCGTGAGCGGATACTCGAATCCATTCCCCGAGAGCTATGTTCACCTGTACAAGCTGTTCAGAGAGGGCGGTCTGGCAAAAGCGTCGGTGATCCAGTCAAGAATCTCTGAAATGAGGAGTCTCCTGACTACCCCGCCCATTCAACCCATCAAAGAAGCATTGAAGCTAAGAGGAATTAATGCCGGATTCGTCAAACCTCCTCTGAGACGATTGACAGAGAGGGAGATACAGAAACTGAAAAAGAACCTGAGGACAGGGGGCGCAGCCTGAACGCACGCAGTACGCCTTCGTTTCGTCGTCTGAATCCTTCTGGCGTAACTTCAGCTTCATGCATCCCTGACGGCATCACAGATGTGTACGTCCGGCGCCGATTCTCAACGCATCGCTCGCTAGAGCAATAGTTAAGAACCACTAATTTTATGGTCGCATCTGAACGAAGTTCATACATTCCCGGTGATATCATTGAAATTACTCAGAAAAGGAAAAGTCAAAGAGGTGTACGAGGCTGGCGCTGATGGACTCGAATTCGTTTTCACAGATCAGATTTCAGTGTTCGACAAGATCATTTCAAATAGCATTCCTCACAAGGGCGATGCTCTGTGCAGGACAGGCGCATTCTGGTTCCAGATTGCCAAGACGATGGGTATAAGGACACATTTCATGGAACTTGTGGCATCCAACCGCATGCGTGTAAAGCGCGTGGACGTCATAAGCGATTACTCCAAAATTAACAGCACGACCCGCAATTATCTGATACCTCTGGAATTCGTTATGCGGCATTATGTTGCAGGCAGCCTTATGGACAGGTTGGCGAGCGGTGAAGTTAAACCGGAGGACATAGGTTTCAAGCCGGGGCACAAGCCAAAATACGGGGAGAAGCTCAATAAACCGTTTTTTGAAGTCACGACAAAGCTCGAACCTGTCGACAGGCATCTGACAATCAGCGAAGCTCTCTCCATTTCAGGTCTCTCGGACCGCGATATGAATGAGATCCGCTCGATCATAGAGAGGATAGACAGCCGCATCCAGGATGAGGTTAGCAACAGGGGACTGATTCATGTCGACGGCAAGAAGGAGTTCGCACTGGATAAGGACAGACAGGTCATGCTGGTTGACACGTTCGGCACATCCGATGAGGACAGATGGTGGGATGCCGATGCATATTCACAGGGCAGAATCGAGGAACTGAGCAAGGAATTCGTCAGGCAGTATTACAGGAAGACGGGTTATTACGAAATGCTGGAGTCTGCAAGAAAGAAGGGAGAAACTGAGCCACCAATACCTCCCCTTCCGGAAGATATGGTGAAGAGGACATCTGACCTTTACGTGAGCATGTTTGAACGGATAACCGGCGAATCGTTCAGCTAAAGCGTCCAAAAAGGAGGTGAAAAAACGAAGGTATTGGTCACAGGTGTTTCCGGTCTCATAGGTGCGAGAATCGCTGTTGCATGCAGGAAACGTGGATGGAGCGTCAGCGGCATAGACATAAAGGATGCGGAAGACAGCGATATAGACTTCCACAAAGGCAGCATAATGGACACTCAGCTGCTCAGAAAAGCGATGAGGGGCTGCGATTTCGTCTTTCATGAAGCTGCCGCTTCTTCGTCACCAATGTTTTATCCGGATCCTGCTCCCGGTGT is part of the Candidatus Sysuiplasma acidicola genome and encodes:
- a CDS encoding dihydrodipicolinate synthase family protein, with the protein product MSGSYSGVFVAMVTPFDEKGELDETALASLLDFLISKKVNGIYAGGTTGEGLLMTVSQRKRLTEICHERCNGNVRLIVHVGDNSIENVRELASHARDTGADAIAAVPGSYYKPDEDAVRHYYSLVSSFTDLPLFIYHIPPITGVQIKPETVVEMMEEHSSIMGIKDSSGDFRNLLQLINMKPKDKIIFCGSDDFFLAGLVSGMDGCVSGYSNPFPESYVHLYKLFREGGLAKASVIQSRISEMRSLLTTPPIQPIKEALKLRGINAGFVKPPLRRLTEREIQKLKKNLRTGGAA
- the purC gene encoding phosphoribosylaminoimidazolesuccinocarboxamide synthase, with amino-acid sequence MKLLRKGKVKEVYEAGADGLEFVFTDQISVFDKIISNSIPHKGDALCRTGAFWFQIAKTMGIRTHFMELVASNRMRVKRVDVISDYSKINSTTRNYLIPLEFVMRHYVAGSLMDRLASGEVKPEDIGFKPGHKPKYGEKLNKPFFEVTTKLEPVDRHLTISEALSISGLSDRDMNEIRSIIERIDSRIQDEVSNRGLIHVDGKKEFALDKDRQVMLVDTFGTSDEDRWWDADAYSQGRIEELSKEFVRQYYRKTGYYEMLESARKKGETEPPIPPLPEDMVKRTSDLYVSMFERITGESFS